ATCTTCAAACACATACCCTAAATTTACCATAGTTGATGCGATCTTGTGTAACAGACTTTTGTAATAATTCAATAGTGAAGATTACGTTCCTCTTTCCTTTAGCAGTTGGAATGAAGACAGTTTGTCGATCGTTTTTCATTTGAGatatcttaaaataattcaAGTTTGTTAGGTCTTCTGTAGCTATGATATTCTTCAACAACTGCATTGCATCGTTTATATCGTCCTCCTCTGCCATATACGCAATTATGTCGCCATCAATGGGTTTTTTCATATGTATgcttattattgtctgaatggTCTTCTTGACGTAATCGGCACAAGGTGTTTCAAGATATAAAACATCCTGTTGGTTATTTTTCTTCGAATCAAAGCTATCTTCAAAGGACACAATAACACTTTTAACGCCTTTTCCCTTTTCCTTGTGATTATCAAAATAATCAGCGAAAAATTGAGCTTCATTCGAGGTTGACACCAGAAGCAATTTAAGCGTAGACctttttttgacaatttttttaaccacTGCTAATATGGTATCCGTCAGTACATTTCGTTTCTGAGCCTCATTCATTATGATGATACCGATGTTTGTAAGTAAAGGGTCGCTCAATAGATCTTTAAGTAGATACTCCTCCGTCAAACTCTGCAAAAATTAAACACAAGTGACAATCGGCAAAAACAAGATCATAAATTACAACTTACAACAACATTGAAGCTACCTTCCACTGTATTTTTACCAAAGCAGTATTTTTCGGCAACTGATGCAAAAGAATGATTATGTGATTCTACAAGAGCAATAACTCCCTTGGAATTCCAACCAAGTTCTTCCAAATACTAGTTAAAACATACAGGTTTATATAAAAATGCaatctcaatgaaaacaaaacaaacaaaaacaccaccgaaTTCCAGCATCATTAAATAGATGCACAATAACAAGGCTAACAAGCATTGACGAATGACCCTTCAATGTTAATGACATTTgatgaaacaataaaaaaagagtGGAAAAAGCCGGTAACGGTAACTAGAACAATGATTTAATGATATACTCTAGATGGAATTTTAAGTCATTATTCGATACGATAAGCAGACATGATATATTATAGATATTATAGTTTAAAATGGCTAGGCTAGAATTTGttctttttgtaaaattttaaacgtggcacgtttcaaatttaaaatactTTTACATTTTTACTTTAGTGACGCGATAGGATTGATATTCTTACCTATACACTACAATGGTCGACGTTTTTTTCATTCCTCCCGAAAAAAAGAACACATTTTGACCAATTTACTGTTCTGGAAGCTTATTTTTTTCCCCAGATAATTTTAtattacacatacatatattttttataacacATCAATTAATAAGAAACATGAatagtaaagaaaaaaaagaagtaaaaaaggtaTTATCAGAATGATGTTATATTACTGCTTCCCATcgtattatatataaaattatgcGCCTCTAGCAGATGCATTTCGGTAATGCAAATACATACAAGCAGTATAACATAGCCACTGTACTGTATGGCTTTAAGGAATTCCCATAATTTGTCGCAAAATATACTCAACAAGACACAATGAATTAGTGAGTGTACATTCACAATGCGCCACAGCCACGCCACACAAAAGAACCATGTTGATTTGAAGACGATTTGCTGGTAGGACATTTGGGCGGGTGTAACGTCATTGCGCTCCAACATATTTTGATAGACAGCTATGTAACGATTCCATGCTGTGGAGCTAAGCAGCAGCTGACCAGTAAAACTAATTACTTTCTTTGCTACTTTTCGTGTGGTGGGCTTCAACTTAGTCTTCGCTGGGGCATCAGTCACCCGTGTATCGACCATTGGCAATTGAAGATAGCCGCGGCGTGGAGGATTGTTTTTCAAGTAGAAAAATATGCCCAGTATCAATGCAATGCACCCTAAGCCATCGCAAAGCCCGTCCACATAGTAGCCCGTCGTTCCCACTTCGGAACGTTCTcctcttatattttttttgaccCGGGCTACGTGACCATCCAAGTCATCGAGGAAGGTTCGAAACTGGAACAGAACCACACCCAGACGTCTATAACCCAAACTGTCTGACGACACCAATTTACCAGCTACACATGCCACACCCACATGGAAAAATGATATCATATTGGCTGTTATAAATGAGGACCTCGAAAATCCAATAACATTGTCAAAGACGGTTGCTAATGGTGCAAAGATGTAATGATTCGTGTGATCTAAAAGAATCGCTTTCACCGTTACATGGCACAGTGGATTAAGTTCGCACCCCAGCCATGTTTGTGATTCATACGTCTCACGCTGAGGTATATCGGTGGTTGTGTTAAAGTGATAATTTCGTTCTAGAGGGTAATTCTGTATACGCAGGTACAACTGGACATCCATATATATGTAGAAAATGATCAAGACTATCAGTAGTCCTACCAATATCTTACTGATTTTACTGCTGGGACCAATCATGATGACAACAGACAGTTAGTTCTACGATAAACAGCAAGTTAAGATTGCGGCGATTTTTCTTTTGTATAATAGACGTGTCCTTTGAAAAATGACAAAGTCACACAATATGCGATGATATCTGTAACAAAGAAGGATTTTCGTATTTTAGAGACTTATTAATTCGGTGCCatctgttgtttgtttgtttgcacaGTGAAACATACACATGACCATGCAATGCGCCCTGAGTCACTTAATTGAAAACACATTAAAAAACATTATCAATTGCAAATGaataaatttcccataaagATGAAGTATTTCACACATCTTAAAAACAAAGTCCAATAAATAGAGCAATAAAGAATTCTACCAACTCTAGTTATCAATACATTTGACAATGTTCAATAAGGTGACCTCAATCAATTAAAGCAATGAAGCggaatgtgtgtatgtatgtatgttcgtACATTTACACTGCaggcatacacacatacatgtgTATATTAATATAATAATGACTTGCTTTAGCACTTGAAACGTATTCAATCGAATTCGGTagtgtt
The genomic region above belongs to Stomoxys calcitrans chromosome 5, idStoCalc2.1, whole genome shotgun sequence and contains:
- the LOC106094832 gene encoding ceramide phosphoethanolamine synthase isoform X3, which encodes MIGPSSKISKILVGLLIVLIIFYIYMDVQLYLRIQNYPLERNYHFNTTTDIPQRETYESQTWLGCELNPLCHVTVKAILLDHTNHYIFAPLATVFDNVIGFSRSSFITANMISFFHVGVACVAGKLVSSDSLGYRRLGVVLFQFRTFLDDLDGHVARVKKNIRGERSEVGTTGYYVDGLCDGLGCIALILGIFFYLKNNPPRRGYLQLPMVDTRVTDAPAKTKLKPTTRKVAKKVISFTGQLLLSSTAWNRYIAVYQNMLERNDVTPAQMSYQQIVFKSTWFFCVAWLWRIVNVHSLIHCVLLSIFCDKLWEFLKAIQYSGYVILLVCICITEMHLLEAHNFIYNTMGSSNITSF